In a genomic window of Streptomyces noursei ATCC 11455:
- the kdpB gene encoding potassium-transporting ATPase subunit KdpB translates to MSTATPTRAPQQDATSGQQPGDGRVGSGLFDPKQLLVSLPDALRKLDPRVMVKSPVMFVVEVGSVLTTIFACAAPTNWFGWAIAAWLWLTVIFANLAEAVAEGRGKAQADTLRKAKTDTVARRLNGTEEEQVPGTELRVGDLVVCEAGDIIPGDGDVVEGVASVDESAITGESAPVIRESGGDRSAVTGGTKVLSDRIVIKITTKPGETFIDRMINLVEGAARQKTPNEIALNILLASLTIVFLLAVVTLQPFAIYAGAEQPMIVLLALLVCLIPTTIGALLSAIGIAGMDRLVQRNVLAMSGRAVEAAGDVSTLLLDKTGTITYGNRRASEFVPVHGATEAELADAAQLSSLADETPEGRSIVQLAKEKYGLREGEFSADTLTGAEWIPFTAQTRMSGVDVDGRKVRKGATGSVLTWVEERGGTLTDDARQLADTISQAGGTPLLVALEDESGPRVLGVIHLKDVVKEGMRERFEELRKMGIKTVMITGDNPLTAKAIADEAGVDDFLAEATPEDKMALIKREQAGGKLVAMTGDGTNDAPALAQADVGVAMNTGTSAAKEAGNMVDLDSNPTKLIEIVEIGKQLLITRGALTTFSIANDVAKYFAIIPAMFAVAYPGLDTLNIMRLSSPNSAILSAIIFNALIIVALVPLALKGVRYRPVSADKMLRRNLAVYGLGGLIAPFIGIKIIDLLISLIPGIG, encoded by the coding sequence ATGTCCACCGCCACTCCGACCCGCGCTCCGCAGCAGGACGCCACCAGCGGGCAGCAGCCCGGCGACGGCCGCGTGGGCAGTGGTCTCTTCGACCCCAAGCAACTGCTCGTCTCACTGCCGGACGCCCTGCGCAAGCTCGACCCGCGGGTGATGGTCAAATCACCCGTCATGTTCGTCGTCGAGGTCGGCTCCGTCCTCACCACGATATTCGCCTGTGCCGCACCCACCAACTGGTTCGGCTGGGCCATCGCCGCCTGGCTTTGGCTCACCGTCATCTTCGCCAACCTCGCCGAAGCCGTCGCCGAAGGCCGCGGCAAGGCACAGGCCGACACTCTCCGCAAGGCCAAGACCGACACCGTCGCCCGCCGCCTCAACGGCACCGAAGAAGAACAGGTACCCGGCACCGAACTCCGCGTCGGCGACCTCGTCGTCTGCGAAGCCGGCGACATCATCCCCGGCGACGGCGACGTCGTCGAAGGCGTCGCCTCCGTCGACGAATCCGCCATCACCGGCGAATCCGCACCCGTCATCCGCGAATCCGGCGGCGACCGCTCCGCCGTCACCGGCGGCACCAAGGTCCTCTCCGACCGCATCGTCATCAAGATCACGACGAAGCCCGGCGAGACCTTCATCGACCGGATGATCAACCTCGTCGAAGGCGCCGCCCGCCAGAAGACCCCCAACGAGATCGCGCTGAACATCCTCCTCGCGTCCCTCACCATCGTCTTCCTGCTGGCCGTCGTCACCCTCCAGCCGTTCGCCATCTACGCCGGCGCCGAACAGCCCATGATCGTGCTGCTCGCCCTGCTGGTCTGCCTCATCCCCACCACCATCGGCGCGCTGCTCTCCGCCATCGGCATCGCCGGCATGGACCGGCTCGTCCAGCGCAACGTCCTGGCCATGTCCGGACGCGCCGTCGAAGCCGCAGGCGACGTATCGACATTGCTGCTCGACAAGACCGGCACCATCACCTACGGCAACCGTCGCGCCTCCGAGTTCGTCCCCGTCCACGGCGCCACCGAGGCAGAACTCGCCGACGCGGCCCAACTGTCGTCACTCGCCGACGAAACCCCCGAAGGACGCTCCATCGTCCAACTCGCCAAGGAGAAGTACGGACTGCGCGAGGGTGAGTTCAGCGCCGACACGTTGACGGGCGCCGAATGGATCCCGTTCACCGCACAGACCCGCATGTCCGGCGTCGACGTCGACGGCCGCAAGGTCCGCAAGGGCGCCACCGGATCCGTCCTCACCTGGGTCGAGGAACGCGGCGGCACCCTCACCGACGACGCCCGGCAACTCGCCGACACCATCTCCCAGGCCGGCGGCACCCCGCTGCTCGTCGCCCTGGAAGACGAAAGCGGCCCCCGCGTCCTCGGCGTCATCCACCTCAAGGACGTCGTCAAGGAGGGCATGCGCGAACGCTTCGAAGAGCTGCGCAAGATGGGCATCAAGACGGTCATGATCACGGGTGACAACCCGCTGACCGCCAAGGCCATCGCCGACGAGGCCGGCGTGGACGACTTCCTCGCCGAGGCCACGCCCGAGGACAAGATGGCGCTCATCAAGCGCGAGCAGGCCGGCGGCAAGCTCGTCGCCATGACCGGCGACGGCACCAACGACGCCCCCGCGCTGGCCCAGGCCGACGTCGGCGTGGCCATGAACACCGGCACTTCCGCCGCGAAGGAAGCCGGCAACATGGTCGACCTCGACTCCAACCCGACCAAGCTCATCGAGATCGTCGAGATCGGCAAGCAACTCCTCATCACCCGAGGCGCCCTGACGACCTTCTCCATCGCCAACGACGTCGCCAAGTACTTCGCGATCATCCCCGCGATGTTCGCCGTGGCCTACCCCGGCCTGGACACCCTCAACATCATGCGGCTGTCCAGCCCCAACTCGGCCATCCTGTCCGCGATCATCTTCAACGCCCTGATCATCGTCGCCCTCGTGCCGCTCGCCCTCAAGGGCGTGCGCTACCGGCCCGTCAGCGCCGACAAGATGCTCCGCCGCAACCTCGCCGTGTACGGACTGGGCGGCCTCATCGCACCGTTCATCGGCATCAAAATCATCGACCTGCTGATCTCCCTCATCCCCGGAATCGGGTGA
- the kdpA gene encoding potassium-transporting ATPase subunit KdpA, whose amino-acid sequence MSPALAGVLQLTALIAALALAYRPLGDYMAAVYSSPRHLRVEKVIYRCIGANADTQMRWPAYLRGVLAFSLAGVLFLYLIQRLQGHLPLSLGFAAISPDQAFNTAASFVSNTNWQSYSGEQAMGHVVQTAGLAVQNFVSAATGMAVAVALVRGFARSRTGELGNFWADLVRGTIRVLIPIAVLGAIVLVACGAIQNFSGIHEVGQFMGGAQQTNGGAVASQEVIKELGTNGGGYFNANSAHPFENPNAFTNLFEIFLILVIPFALTRTFGKLVGNVKQGYAILATMGVIWLGFVALMMWTEFAHGGPALQAAGAAMEGKETRFGVGASAIFSVSTTLTSTGAVDSFHSSFTAFGGGIQLLGMMLGEIAPGGVGSGLYGMLVMAVIAVFIAGLMVGRTPEYLGKKIGTREIKLAACYILITPTLVLGFAAASMVLPDALGSMLNTKAVGAGPHGFSEVLYAYTSGANNNGSAFAGLNANTPWYNTTIGLAMLLGRFLPMVFVLALAGSLAEQQPIPETAGTLRTEKPLFAGLLVGTILIITGLTYFPALALGPLAEGLS is encoded by the coding sequence ATGAGCCCCGCTCTCGCGGGCGTGCTCCAGCTCACGGCGCTCATCGCAGCGCTCGCCCTGGCGTACCGCCCCCTCGGCGACTACATGGCCGCCGTCTACAGTTCCCCCCGCCACCTGCGCGTGGAAAAGGTCATCTACCGCTGCATAGGCGCCAACGCGGACACCCAGATGCGCTGGCCCGCCTACCTCCGCGGCGTCCTGGCCTTCTCCCTCGCCGGAGTGCTCTTCCTCTACCTCATCCAGCGACTCCAGGGACACCTTCCGCTCTCCCTCGGATTCGCCGCCATCAGCCCCGACCAGGCCTTCAACACCGCCGCGTCGTTCGTCTCCAACACCAACTGGCAGTCGTACAGCGGTGAACAGGCCATGGGCCACGTCGTGCAGACCGCCGGCCTCGCCGTACAGAACTTCGTCTCCGCCGCCACCGGCATGGCCGTCGCCGTAGCCCTCGTCCGCGGCTTCGCCCGCTCCCGCACCGGCGAACTCGGCAACTTCTGGGCCGACCTGGTACGCGGCACCATCCGCGTCCTCATCCCCATCGCCGTACTCGGCGCGATCGTCCTCGTCGCCTGCGGCGCCATCCAGAACTTCTCCGGCATCCACGAAGTCGGCCAGTTCATGGGCGGCGCCCAACAGACCAACGGCGGCGCCGTCGCCTCCCAGGAAGTCATCAAGGAACTCGGCACCAACGGCGGCGGCTACTTCAACGCCAACTCCGCCCACCCGTTCGAGAACCCCAACGCCTTCACCAACCTCTTCGAGATCTTCCTGATCCTCGTCATCCCCTTCGCGCTCACCCGCACCTTCGGCAAGCTCGTCGGGAACGTGAAGCAGGGCTACGCGATCCTCGCCACCATGGGCGTCATCTGGCTCGGCTTCGTCGCGCTCATGATGTGGACCGAGTTCGCCCACGGAGGCCCGGCACTCCAGGCCGCGGGCGCCGCCATGGAAGGCAAGGAAACACGCTTCGGCGTCGGCGCCTCCGCGATCTTCTCGGTGTCCACCACCCTGACGTCGACCGGAGCCGTCGACTCCTTCCACTCCTCCTTCACCGCATTCGGCGGCGGCATCCAACTCCTCGGCATGATGCTCGGCGAAATCGCCCCCGGCGGCGTCGGCTCCGGCCTCTACGGCATGCTCGTCATGGCCGTCATCGCCGTCTTCATCGCCGGCCTCATGGTCGGCCGCACCCCCGAGTACCTCGGCAAGAAGATCGGCACCCGCGAGATCAAACTCGCCGCCTGCTACATCCTCATCACGCCGACCCTCGTACTCGGCTTCGCCGCCGCCTCCATGGTGCTGCCCGACGCACTCGGCTCCATGCTCAACACCAAGGCGGTCGGCGCCGGCCCGCACGGCTTCTCCGAAGTCCTCTACGCCTACACCTCCGGCGCCAACAACAACGGCTCCGCATTCGCCGGACTCAACGCCAACACCCCCTGGTACAACACCACGATCGGCCTGGCCATGCTCCTCGGCCGCTTCCTCCCCATGGTGTTCGTGCTCGCCCTCGCCGGCTCGCTCGCCGAACAGCAGCCGATCCCCGAGACCGCAGGCACCCTCCGTACCGAAAAGCCGCTCTTCGCCGGGCTGCTCGTCGGCACGATCCTGATCATCACCGGTCTGACCTACTTCCCGGCGCTCGCCCTCGGGCCGCTGGCGGAGGGCCTGTCATGA
- the kdpF gene encoding K(+)-transporting ATPase subunit F has translation MTIENIVGLIVAVALLGYLVLALVFPERF, from the coding sequence GTGACCATCGAGAACATCGTCGGCCTCATCGTGGCCGTCGCCCTCCTCGGTTACCTGGTCCTCGCTCTCGTCTTCCCGGAGAGGTTCTGA
- a CDS encoding DUF3710 domain-containing protein, translating into MFGRRKKNEAQVEPAEDTVLTDEVETGEGDATHARLNLPPAPRPDGPWDVSEVKEPGEGRVDLGGLYVPGVEGMELRVEVAGDAIVAATVVLQDSAVQLQAFAAPKNEGIWGEVREEIAGGITQQGGVIDEVEGPLGWELRAQVPVQLPDGTNGVQVVRFVGVDGPRWFLRGVISGQGAVQPQAAGVLEHIFRDTVIVRGEGPMAPRDPIVLKLPDDAQMVPDGVQQEQAEGSRFGGGVERLERGPEITEIR; encoded by the coding sequence GTGTTCGGACGTCGCAAGAAGAACGAGGCTCAGGTAGAGCCGGCCGAGGACACGGTGCTCACCGACGAGGTCGAGACCGGCGAGGGCGACGCGACGCACGCGCGGCTCAATCTCCCGCCCGCGCCGCGCCCCGACGGTCCCTGGGACGTGTCGGAGGTCAAGGAGCCCGGCGAGGGCCGGGTCGACCTCGGCGGCCTCTACGTGCCCGGCGTCGAGGGCATGGAACTGCGGGTCGAGGTCGCCGGCGACGCGATCGTGGCCGCCACGGTCGTCCTCCAGGACAGCGCCGTGCAGCTCCAGGCGTTCGCCGCCCCCAAGAACGAGGGCATCTGGGGCGAGGTCCGCGAGGAGATCGCCGGGGGCATCACCCAGCAGGGCGGCGTCATCGACGAGGTCGAGGGCCCGCTGGGCTGGGAGCTGCGCGCCCAGGTCCCGGTGCAGTTGCCGGACGGCACCAACGGCGTCCAGGTGGTGCGCTTCGTCGGCGTCGACGGCCCGCGCTGGTTCCTGCGCGGCGTGATCTCCGGACAGGGCGCGGTGCAGCCGCAGGCGGCCGGTGTACTGGAGCACATCTTCCGGGACACCGTCATCGTCCGCGGCGAGGGCCCGATGGCGCCCCGCGACCCGATCGTCCTCAAGCTGCCCGACGACGCCCAGATGGTGCCGGACGGCGTTCAGCAGGAACAGGCCGAAGGGTCGCGCTTCGGCGGCGGCGTGGAGCGCCTGGAACGCGGACCGGAGATCACCGAGATCCGCTGA
- the dut gene encoding dUTP diphosphatase: MSQLRNPVDVLLRRLDPDVPVPSYAHPGDAGVDLVTTEAAELAPGERTVLPTGVSIALPDGYAAFVHPRSGLAARCGLALVNAPGTVDAGYRGEIKVIVVNLDPRESVRFEKYDRIAQLVVQQVEKVRFHEVAELPGSARAEGGFGSTGGHAAVDGPTGGNEFASVGGDREGQ, from the coding sequence GTGAGTCAGCTACGGAATCCAGTGGACGTGCTCCTGCGCCGCCTGGACCCGGACGTTCCCGTTCCGTCCTACGCACACCCAGGAGACGCCGGAGTCGACCTCGTCACCACCGAGGCCGCCGAACTGGCACCGGGGGAGCGCACCGTCCTCCCCACCGGGGTGTCGATCGCCCTGCCCGACGGCTACGCCGCGTTCGTCCACCCACGGTCCGGACTCGCGGCCCGCTGCGGACTGGCGCTGGTGAATGCCCCCGGGACGGTCGATGCCGGGTACCGTGGAGAGATCAAGGTGATCGTGGTCAATCTGGACCCGCGCGAGAGCGTGCGGTTCGAGAAGTACGACCGGATCGCCCAATTGGTCGTCCAGCAGGTCGAGAAGGTGCGCTTCCACGAGGTGGCGGAACTTCCCGGCTCGGCGCGGGCCGAGGGGGGATTCGGGTCCACCGGCGGTCACGCGGCGGTGGACGGCCCCACGGGCGGGAACGAATTCGCATCGGTCGGTGGCGACCGGGAAGGACAGTGA
- a CDS encoding PaaI family thioesterase: protein MSGTDQPRTRLTPPEGATPPVRHPDAPAPGEPLGAHYDRCFGCGTGQPHGLHLEARAGDGVSITAEFTVKEAHQGAPGLAHGGVLATALDETLGSLNWLLRVIAVTGRLETDFLAPVPLGTVLHLDARVTARHGRKIYSTAVGRIGAPDGPVAVRAQAVFVEVKVDHFIDNGRTEEIQAAMADPDQVKRARAFEVNP from the coding sequence GTGAGTGGAACTGACCAACCCAGGACGCGGCTGACGCCACCCGAGGGCGCCACGCCCCCGGTCCGGCACCCGGACGCGCCGGCCCCCGGAGAACCGCTCGGCGCGCACTACGACCGGTGCTTCGGCTGCGGCACGGGACAGCCCCACGGGCTGCACCTGGAGGCCCGGGCCGGCGACGGCGTGAGCATCACCGCCGAATTCACCGTCAAGGAGGCCCACCAGGGCGCGCCCGGCCTGGCACACGGCGGCGTACTGGCCACCGCGCTGGACGAGACCCTCGGCTCCCTGAACTGGCTGCTGCGGGTGATCGCGGTGACCGGACGGCTGGAGACCGACTTCCTCGCGCCCGTCCCGCTGGGCACGGTGCTGCACCTCGACGCGCGGGTCACCGCCCGACACGGCCGGAAGATCTATTCGACGGCGGTGGGCCGGATAGGCGCCCCCGACGGCCCGGTCGCGGTACGCGCCCAGGCGGTCTTCGTCGAAGTCAAGGTCGACCACTTCATCGACAACGGAAGGACCGAGGAGATCCAGGCGGCCATGGCCGACCCGGACCAGGTCAAGCGCGCGCGTGCCTTCGAGGTGAACCCGTGA
- a CDS encoding DUF3093 domain-containing protein encodes MQSYEERLTAPRSWWVIAALVGVACALMLLPLGTLPMLGGLIGGAALSAVAVSSYGSVRIRVVGGALIAGDAKIPVSALGEAEALDAAEALAWRTYKADARAFMVLRSYVPTAVRVEITDPEDPTPYAYVSTREPERLVAALASARG; translated from the coding sequence ATGCAGTCGTACGAAGAACGTCTCACCGCGCCCCGTTCCTGGTGGGTGATCGCCGCCCTCGTCGGCGTCGCCTGTGCCCTGATGTTGCTCCCGTTGGGGACGCTCCCGATGCTCGGCGGGCTGATCGGCGGAGCGGCGCTGTCGGCGGTGGCGGTGAGCTCGTACGGCTCGGTGCGGATCCGGGTGGTGGGCGGCGCGCTGATCGCGGGGGACGCGAAGATCCCGGTGTCGGCGCTCGGCGAGGCGGAGGCGCTGGACGCGGCGGAGGCGCTGGCGTGGCGCACGTACAAGGCCGATGCGCGGGCCTTCATGGTGCTGCGGAGCTATGTGCCGACGGCGGTGCGGGTCGAGATCACCGATCCCGAGGATCCGACGCCGTACGCCTATGTGTCGACGCGGGAGCCGGAGCGGCTGGTGGCGGCGCTGGCGTCGGCGCGCGGCTGA
- a CDS encoding DUF4193 domain-containing protein — protein MATDYDTPRKTDDDLNEDSIEELKSRRNDKSASAVDVDEFEQAEGLELPGADLSNEELAVRVLPKQQDEFTCMSCFLVHHRSQLAAEDKNGNPICRDCAA, from the coding sequence ATGGCTACGGATTACGACACTCCACGCAAGACCGATGACGACCTCAACGAGGACAGCATCGAAGAACTGAAGTCGCGGCGGAACGACAAGTCCGCCTCGGCCGTCGACGTCGACGAGTTCGAGCAGGCCGAGGGCCTGGAACTCCCCGGCGCCGACCTGTCCAACGAGGAACTCGCGGTCCGCGTGCTGCCCAAGCAGCAGGACGAGTTCACCTGCATGAGCTGCTTCCTGGTCCACCACCGCAGCCAGCTGGCTGCGGAGGACAAGAACGGCAACCCGATCTGCCGCGACTGCGCGGCCTGA
- a CDS encoding sensor histidine kinase, translating into MPSLPSFSSSKSAPPPPPVPPKPAWDPKPVNVRPFPWLRPTIRIRLTLLYGGMFLMAGIVLLTIIYMLAAAALHDGSALPLKILGGKFQSTSDICDLPTETSGALLQEAVNNCLMHQRAVALNNLLNRSLLALLGLTIVAFAFGYAMAGRVLSPLGRITRTAQRVAGSDLHRRIELGGPDDELKELADTFDEMLDRLDRAFESQRRFVSNASHELRTPLAINRTLLEVQLADPQASPEVQQLGKTLLATNERSEQLVEGLLLLARSENKIVDKRPVDLSEVASQAVDQTREEAQAKGVQLRVVRQQVFVQGNGVLLERIALNLVQNAVRYNVPEGGWVEVTTEPQPGCAVLVVSNTGPVVPAYEVENLFEPFRRLRTERTGSDKGVGLGLSIVRSVVRAHDGTITAEPREGGGLDMRVVLPL; encoded by the coding sequence ATGCCTTCCCTGCCCTCGTTCTCCAGCTCCAAGTCGGCACCGCCACCGCCACCGGTGCCCCCCAAGCCAGCTTGGGACCCAAAACCGGTCAACGTCCGGCCTTTCCCCTGGCTGCGGCCCACCATCCGGATACGGCTCACGCTGCTGTACGGCGGCATGTTCCTGATGGCCGGAATCGTGCTGCTCACGATCATCTACATGCTCGCCGCAGCCGCCCTGCACGACGGCAGCGCGCTGCCGCTGAAGATCCTCGGCGGGAAGTTCCAGTCCACCAGCGACATCTGCGACCTGCCCACGGAGACCTCCGGGGCGCTGCTCCAGGAGGCCGTCAACAACTGCCTGATGCACCAGCGGGCGGTCGCCCTGAACAACCTCCTCAACCGTTCGTTGCTGGCGTTGTTGGGGTTGACGATCGTGGCGTTCGCGTTCGGTTATGCGATGGCGGGGCGGGTGTTGTCGCCGTTGGGGCGGATCACGCGGACCGCGCAGCGGGTGGCGGGGTCGGATCTGCATCGGCGGATCGAGTTGGGTGGTCCGGATGACGAGCTGAAGGAGTTGGCGGACACCTTCGACGAGATGTTGGACCGGTTGGACCGGGCGTTTGAGTCGCAGCGGCGGTTCGTGTCGAACGCGTCGCATGAGTTGCGGACGCCGTTGGCGATCAATCGGACGTTGTTGGAGGTGCAGCTGGCGGATCCGCAGGCGTCGCCGGAGGTGCAGCAGCTGGGGAAGACGCTGTTGGCGACGAATGAGCGCAGTGAGCAGTTGGTGGAGGGGTTGCTGCTGCTGGCGCGTAGTGAGAACAAGATCGTGGACAAGCGTCCGGTGGATCTGTCGGAGGTGGCCTCGCAGGCGGTGGATCAGACGCGTGAGGAGGCGCAGGCCAAGGGGGTGCAGCTGCGCGTGGTGCGGCAGCAGGTGTTCGTGCAGGGCAACGGGGTGCTGCTGGAGCGGATCGCGTTGAATCTGGTGCAGAACGCGGTGCGGTACAACGTGCCCGAGGGCGGTTGGGTGGAGGTGACCACGGAGCCGCAGCCGGGGTGCGCGGTGCTGGTGGTCTCCAATACGGGGCCGGTGGTGCCGGCGTACGAGGTGGAGAACCTCTTCGAGCCGTTCCGGCGGCTGCGTACGGAGCGGACCGGCAGCGACAAGGGCGTGGGCCTTGGCCTGTCCATCGTCCGGTCCGTGGTCCGCGCCCACGACGGCACCATCACCGCCGAACCCCGCGAAGGCGGCGGACTCGACATGCGCGTCGTCCTCCCGCTCTGA
- a CDS encoding response regulator transcription factor yields the protein MRVLVVEDEQLLADAVATGLRREAMAVDVVYDGAAALERIAVNDYDVVVLDRDLPLVHGDDVCRKLVELGMPTRVLMLTASGDVSDRVEGLEIGADDYLPKPFAFTELTARVRALGRRTTVALPPVLERAGIKLDPNRREVFRDGREVQLAPKEFAVLEVLMRSEGTVVSAEQLLEKAWDENTDPFTNVVRVTVMTLRRKLGEPAVIVTVPGSGYRI from the coding sequence GTGCGTGTTCTCGTCGTCGAGGACGAGCAGCTGCTCGCCGATGCTGTGGCCACCGGACTACGCCGGGAGGCCATGGCCGTCGACGTGGTCTACGACGGCGCCGCCGCGCTGGAGCGGATCGCGGTCAACGACTACGACGTCGTCGTCCTCGACCGCGACCTCCCGCTCGTCCACGGCGACGACGTCTGCCGCAAGCTCGTCGAGCTGGGCATGCCCACCCGCGTCCTGATGCTCACCGCCTCCGGCGACGTCAGCGACCGCGTCGAGGGCCTGGAGATCGGCGCCGACGACTACCTCCCCAAGCCGTTCGCGTTCACCGAGCTGACCGCCCGGGTCCGCGCCCTCGGCCGCCGCACCACGGTCGCCCTGCCGCCGGTCCTGGAGCGCGCCGGGATCAAGCTCGACCCCAACCGCCGCGAGGTCTTCCGCGACGGCCGGGAGGTCCAGCTCGCCCCCAAGGAGTTCGCGGTCCTGGAAGTCCTCATGCGCAGCGAGGGCACGGTCGTCTCGGCCGAGCAGCTCCTGGAGAAGGCGTGGGACGAGAACACCGACCCGTTCACCAACGTCGTCCGGGTCACGGTCATGACGCTGCGCCGCAAGCTCGGCGAGCCCGCGGTGATCGTCACCGTCCCCGGCTCGGGATACCGGATCTGA
- a CDS encoding inositol monophosphatase family protein produces MPDPQYTAPPHTDPFYDELLELALEAAGRAATLLRDGRPADLGVAATKTSPIDVVTEMDLASEKLITDFIGEHRPTDGFLGEEGAGSTGTSGVRWVIDPVDGTVNYLYGLPSWAVSIAAEKDGETVVGVVTAPMRGETFQAVRGRGAHLNGEPIHHRPAPPLSQALVGTGFGYLTERRAAQAEVVRTLLPQVRDIRRGGSAAIDLCDVACGRLDGYYERGLNPWDLAAGVLIASEAGALTGGRPGHAPSHELTLAASPGVFAELQPLLDDLGAWHD; encoded by the coding sequence GTGCCCGACCCCCAGTACACCGCCCCGCCGCACACCGACCCCTTCTACGACGAACTCCTGGAGCTGGCCCTGGAGGCCGCCGGCCGCGCCGCGACCCTGCTGCGCGACGGCCGCCCCGCCGACCTGGGGGTGGCCGCCACCAAGACCAGCCCCATCGACGTCGTCACCGAGATGGACCTCGCCTCCGAGAAGCTGATCACCGACTTCATCGGCGAGCACCGCCCCACCGACGGCTTCCTCGGCGAGGAGGGCGCCGGCAGCACCGGCACCAGCGGCGTGCGATGGGTCATCGACCCCGTGGACGGCACCGTCAACTACCTCTACGGGCTGCCCTCCTGGGCCGTGTCCATCGCCGCCGAGAAGGACGGCGAGACCGTCGTCGGGGTGGTCACCGCCCCCATGCGCGGCGAGACCTTCCAGGCCGTCCGCGGCCGCGGCGCCCACCTCAACGGCGAGCCGATCCACCACCGCCCCGCCCCACCGCTCTCCCAGGCCCTGGTCGGCACCGGCTTCGGCTACCTCACCGAGCGGCGCGCCGCCCAGGCAGAGGTGGTCCGCACCCTGCTCCCGCAGGTCCGTGACATCCGCCGCGGCGGCTCGGCCGCCATCGACCTGTGCGACGTGGCCTGCGGCCGGCTCGACGGCTACTACGAGCGCGGCCTCAACCCCTGGGACCTGGCGGCCGGCGTCCTGATCGCCTCCGAGGCCGGCGCGCTCACCGGCGGCCGCCCCGGCCACGCCCCCTCCCACGAGCTGACCCTCGCCGCCTCCCCGGGCGTCTTCGCCGAGCTCCAGCCGCTCCTTGACGACCTCGGTGCCTGGCACGACTGA
- a CDS encoding ferrochelatase, whose product MPEQCDPRPYDALLLLSFGGPEGPDDVVPFLENVTRGRGIPRERLKEVGQHYFLFGGVSPINAQNRELLDALRKDFAEHGLDLPVYWGNRNWAPYLTDTLRTMVTDGHRRIAVLATSAYASYSGCRQYRENLADALATLRTEGLPVPQVDKLRHYFNHPGFVCPMADGVLAALAELPEETRAGAHIAFTTHSIPTAAADTSGTPDDHTEDGTGGAYVAQHLDVARGIADAVRAETGVDHPWQLVYQSRSGAPHIPWLEPDICDHLEQLHGAGVPAVVMVPIGFVSDHMEVKYDLDTEATAKAAELGLPVARSATVGADPRFAAAVRDLLLERAATERGTTPERCALGALGPSHDLCPVGCCPARTPRPAAAGADWTGPTAEAPA is encoded by the coding sequence ATGCCCGAACAGTGCGACCCCCGCCCCTATGACGCCCTGCTGCTGCTGTCCTTCGGAGGCCCCGAAGGCCCCGACGACGTCGTGCCGTTCCTGGAGAACGTCACCCGTGGACGCGGCATCCCCCGCGAGCGCCTCAAGGAGGTGGGCCAGCACTACTTCCTGTTCGGTGGCGTCAGCCCCATCAACGCCCAGAACCGGGAACTCCTCGACGCCCTCCGCAAGGACTTCGCCGAACACGGCCTCGACCTGCCGGTCTACTGGGGCAACCGCAACTGGGCGCCCTACCTGACCGACACCCTGCGCACCATGGTCACCGACGGCCACCGCCGCATCGCCGTCCTCGCCACGAGTGCCTACGCCTCGTACTCCGGCTGCCGCCAGTACCGCGAGAACCTCGCCGACGCGCTCGCCACCCTCCGGACCGAGGGCCTGCCCGTCCCCCAGGTCGACAAGCTGCGCCACTACTTCAACCACCCGGGCTTCGTGTGCCCCATGGCCGACGGCGTCCTCGCGGCCCTCGCCGAGCTTCCCGAGGAGACCCGCGCCGGCGCCCACATCGCCTTCACCACGCACTCCATCCCCACCGCCGCCGCCGACACCTCCGGCACCCCCGACGACCACACCGAGGACGGCACGGGCGGCGCCTACGTCGCCCAGCACCTGGACGTCGCCCGGGGCATCGCCGACGCCGTGCGCGCCGAGACCGGCGTCGACCACCCCTGGCAGCTCGTCTACCAGTCCCGCAGCGGCGCCCCGCACATCCCCTGGCTGGAGCCCGACATCTGCGACCACCTGGAGCAGTTGCACGGCGCCGGCGTCCCGGCCGTCGTCATGGTCCCCATCGGCTTCGTCTCGGACCACATGGAGGTCAAGTACGACCTCGACACCGAGGCCACCGCCAAGGCCGCCGAGCTGGGTCTGCCGGTCGCCCGCTCGGCCACCGTCGGCGCCGACCCCCGGTTCGCCGCCGCCGTCCGCGACCTCCTCCTGGAGCGCGCCGCCACCGAACGGGGCACCACCCCCGAGCGCTGCGCCCTGGGTGCCCTCGGCCCCTCGCACGACCTCTGCCCCGTCGGCTGCTGCCCCGCCCGTACACCCCGCCCGGCCGCCGCCGGCGCCGACTGGACCGGCCCCACGGCCGAGGCCCCCGCGTAA